In Notamacropus eugenii isolate mMacEug1 chromosome 1, mMacEug1.pri_v2, whole genome shotgun sequence, one genomic interval encodes:
- the ATXN2L gene encoding ataxin-2-like protein isoform X2, producing MLKPQPPQPSQPQQTPIQQPAPARRPPGGTSPPNGNLGGTPASASAPGPPTAASPGLGPPAGGSGLRRGAEGVLPPQPPTHQHQERPGGAATGSTRGQSTGKGPPPSPVFEGVYNNSRMLHFLTAVVGSTCDVKVKNGTTYEGIFKTLSSKFELAVDAVHRKASEPAGGPRREDIVDTMVFKPSDVMMVHFRNVDFNYATKDKFTDSAIAMNSKVNGEHKEKVLQRWEGGDGNSDDYDLESDMSNGWDPNEMFKFNEENYGVKTTYDSSLSSYTVPLEKDNTEEFRLRELRASQLAREIESSPQYRLRIAMENDDGRTEEEKHSSVQRQGSGRDSPSLVSREGKYIPLPQRLREGGPRGGVRCNSSRGGRPGIGSLPPRGGPHHPDSSGPSPGPESRGINGGPSRMSPKAQRPIRGAKTMSSPSSRPPGETSVPPPTVGRMYPPRSPKSAAPAPASASCPEPPVGSAVPTSTASIPPVSSAMEPGAGPISPTSPKVTAPNDGKELPQKEPGRTLEPPELARIAGKAPGLQNEQKRYQLEELKKFGAQFKLQSSSSPETSLDPFSPRGPKEGGVEAKGKEKEVEGLLAPEPLVSSGSSKTESPPDKEEKLSLTSTGGAEGPEQSQTPRQNQMGSPPGGISKGDDKEEGPVADQVKKSTLNPNAKEFNPSKPLLSVNKSTSTPTSPGPRTHSTPSIPVLTAGQSGMYSPQYISYIPQIHMGPAVQAPQMYPYPVSNSVPGQQGKYRGAKGSLPPQRSDQHQPASAPPIMQAAAAAGPPLVAATPYSSYISYNPQQFPGQPTMMQPMAHYPSQPVFAPMLQSNPRMLTSGSHPQAIVSSSTPQYPPAEQPTPQALYATVHQSYPHHATQLHAHQPQPATTPTGSQPQSQHAAPSPVQHQAGQPPHLGSGQPQQNLYHPGALTGTPPSLPPGPSAQSPQSSFPQPAAVYAIHAHQQLPHGFTNMAHVTQAHVQTGITAAPPPHPGAPHPPQVMLLHPPQSHGGPPQGGVPQSGVPALSASTPSPYTYIGHHQAPLPPPGELKMVLAVT from the exons ATGTTGAAGCCGCAGCCGCCTCAGCCATCTCAGCCCCAGCAGACACCCATCCAGCAACCGGCACCAGCACGCCGGCCTCCCGGGGGGACCAGCCCCCCCAACGGAAACCTCGGGGGGACCCCAGCCTCCGCCTCGGCCCCGGGGCCGCCCACTGCCGCTTCCCCAGGCCTAGGGCCTCCTGCCGGAGGCAGTGGGCTCCGCCGGGGAGCTGAGGGGGTTCTGCCGCCACAGCCGCCAACACATCAGCATCAGGAGCGGCCCGGGGGCGCTGCTACTGGCAGTACCAG GGGACAGAGCACAGGAAAGGGGCCCCCACCGTCACCT GTATTTGAGGGTGTCTACAATAACTCTAGGATGCTACACTTCCTTACTGCTGTTGTG GGCTCCACTTGTGATGTAAAGGTGAAAAATGGTACCACATATGAAGGTATTTTCAAGACTCTGAGTTCAAAG TTTGAACTAGCAGTGGATGCAGTTCATAGGAAGGCTTCTGAGCCAGCAGGTGGTCCCCGTCGAGAGGATATTGTGGATACCATGGTGTTTAAGCCAAGTGATGTGATGATGGTTCACTTCCGAAACGTTGACTTCAATTATGCCACTAAGG ACAAGTTCACAGACTCTGCCATTGCCATGAACTCAAAAGTAAATGGTGAACATAAGGAGAAGGTGCTCCAGCGTTGGGAAGGGGGTGATGGCAACAGCGATGACTATGACCTTGAATCTGATATG TCTAATGGATGGGACCCCAATGAAATGTTCAAGTTCAATGAGGAAAACTATGGAGTAAAAACAACTTATGACAGTAGCCTCTCTTCTTATAC GGTCCCCCTGGAGAAGGACAACACAGAAGAGTTTCGTCTGCGGGAACTGCGTGCATCCCAACTGGCCCGAGAAATAGAGTCCAGTCCCCAGTACCGCTTACGTATTGCAATGGAGAATGATGATGGACGTACAGAGGAGGAGAAGCATAGCTCTGTGCAACGACAGGGCTCAGGTCGTGATAGTCCCAGTTTAGTGTCCAG GGAAGGGAAGTATATCCCTCTGCCCCAGAGATTGAGGGAGGGAGGCCCCCGAGGAGGAGTTCGCTGCAATAGCTCCAGGGGAGGTCGACCTGGCATTGGTTCCTTGCCCCCTCGGGGTGGCCCCCACCACCCTGATAGCAGCGGTCCCAGTCCTGGTCCTGAGTCCCGTGGTATCAATGGAG GTCCTTCCCGCATGTCCCCAAAAGCCCAGAGGCCCATTAGAGGTGCAAAGACTATGTCTTCCCCTAGCAGCCGGCCCCCTGGAGAAACTTCTGTCCCACCTCCTACAG TTGGTCGGATGTACCCCCCTCGTTCCCCTAAGTCAGCTGCTCCTGCCCCAGCCTCAGCTTCCTGTCCTGAGCCACCTGTAGGCTCTGCAGTTCCCACCTCTACGGCCTCCATTcctccagtttcttcagctatggAACCTGGAGCTGGTCCTATTTCCCCAACCTCCCCAAAGGTTACAGCTCCTAATGATG GAAAAGAACTACCCCAGAAGGAACCTGGGAGAACTCTGGAGCCTCCAGAACTAGCCCGAATAGCTGGGAAAG CTCCTGGACTTCAGAATGAACAGAAACGTTATCAGTTGGAAGAACTGAAGAAGTTTGGGGCTCAGTTTAAG CTCCAGTCCAGCAGCTCTCCTGAGACCAGCCTGGACCCTTTCTCACCCCGGGGACCCAAGGAGGGTGGGGTGGAagccaaaggaaaggaaaaggaggtggagGGTCTTCTGGCTCCAGAGCCCCTGGTATCCTCTGGCTCCTCCAAAACAGAATCTCCACCTGATAAGGAGGAAAAGCTGTCCCTCACCTCAACAGGAGGGGCTGAGGGACCAGAGCAATCCCAAACACCTCGACAGAACCAAATGGGTAGTCCTCCTGGAGGCATCAGCAAGGGGGATGACAAGGAAGAGGGCCCTGTCGCTGA TCAAGTGAAGAAGTCAACTCTGAACCCCAATGCCAAGGAGTTCAACCCTTCAAAGCCTCTGTTGTCTGTG AACAAGTCAACCAGCACCCCAACTTCCCCAGGTCCCCGGACTCATTCAACTCCTTCAATCCCAGTGCTGACAGCAGGCCAGAGTGGGATGTATAGCCCCCAATACATCTCCTATATACCTCAGATCCATATGGGACCGGCCGTGCAG GCTCCTCAGATGTACCCATACCCTGTATCTAACTCTGTGCCTGGTCAGCAGGGCAAGTACCGGGGAGCTAAAG GTTCCTTGCCCCCGCAACGCTCAGACCAGCACCAACCAGCCTCAGCACCGCCTATTAtgcaggcagcagcagctgcagggcCCCCTTTGGTGGCAGCCACACCATACTCTTCCTATATCTCCTACAATCCCCAGCAGTTCCCAGGCCAGCCTACCATGATGCAGCCCATGGCCCATTATCCCTCGCAG CCTGTCTTTGCCCCAATGCTTCAGAGTAACCCAAGGATGCTGACGTCAGGCAGCCACCCCCAGGCCATCGTCTCATCTTCTACTCCTCAGTACCCTCCAGCAGAGCAGCCCACTCCCCAAGCCCTATATG CCACTGTTCACCAGTCCTATCCACACCATGCCACGCAGCTCCATGCCCACCAGCCGCAGCCAGCCACCACCCCTACTGGGAGCCAGCCGCAGTCCCAGCATGCGGCCCCCAGCCCTGTCCAG CATCAGGCAGGGCAGCCGCCACACTTGGGTAGTGGGCAGCCACAACAGAACTTGTACCATCCAGGTGCCTTAACTGGCACACCACCATCTCTGCCACCGGGACCCTCTGCTCAGTCCCCTCAGAGCAGCTTTCCTCAGCCAGCTGCAGTCTATGCCATCCATGCCCACCAGCAGCTACCCCACGGCTTCACCAATATGGCCCATGTCACCCAG GCCCATGTCCAGACTGGAATCACAGCAGCCCCACCCCCTCATCCTGGGgctccccacccaccccaggTGATGCTGCTGCACCCACCCCAGAGCCATGGGGGTCCACCTCAGGGGGGTGTGCCCCAGAGTGGTGTGCCTGCTCTTTCTGCTTCCACACCTTCACCCTACACCTACATCGGACACCACCAAG CTCCCCTTCCACCCCCCGGGGAACTGAAGATGGTCCTGGCCGTCACTTGA
- the ATXN2L gene encoding ataxin-2-like protein isoform X1, whose amino-acid sequence MLKPQPPQPSQPQQTPIQQPAPARRPPGGTSPPNGNLGGTPASASAPGPPTAASPGLGPPAGGSGLRRGAEGVLPPQPPTHQHQERPGGAATGSTRGQSTGKGPPPSPVFEGVYNNSRMLHFLTAVVGSTCDVKVKNGTTYEGIFKTLSSKFELAVDAVHRKASEPAGGPRREDIVDTMVFKPSDVMMVHFRNVDFNYATKDKFTDSAIAMNSKVNGEHKEKVLQRWEGGDGNSDDYDLESDMSNGWDPNEMFKFNEENYGVKTTYDSSLSSYTVPLEKDNTEEFRLRELRASQLAREIESSPQYRLRIAMENDDGRTEEEKHSSVQRQGSGRDSPSLVSREGKYIPLPQRLREGGPRGGVRCNSSRGGRPGIGSLPPRGGPHHPDSSGPSPGPESRGINGGPSRMSPKAQRPIRGAKTMSSPSSRPPGETSVPPPTVGRMYPPRSPKSAAPAPASASCPEPPVGSAVPTSTASIPPVSSAMEPGAGPISPTSPKVTAPNDGKELPQKEPGRTLEPPELARIAGKAPGLQNEQKRYQLEELKKFGAQFKLQSSSSPETSLDPFSPRGPKEGGVEAKGKEKEVEGLLAPEPLVSSGSSKTESPPDKEEKLSLTSTGGAEGPEQSQTPRQNQMGSPPGGISKGDDKEEGPVADQVKKSTLNPNAKEFNPSKPLLSVNKSTSTPTSPGPRTHSTPSIPVLTAGQSGMYSPQYISYIPQIHMGPAVQAPQMYPYPVSNSVPGQQGKYRGAKGSLPPQRSDQHQPASAPPIMQAAAAAGPPLVAATPYSSYISYNPQQFPGQPTMMQPMAHYPSQPVFAPMLQSNPRMLTSGSHPQAIVSSSTPQYPPAEQPTPQALYATVHQSYPHHATQLHAHQPQPATTPTGSQPQSQHAAPSPVQHQAGQPPHLGSGQPQQNLYHPGALTGTPPSLPPGPSAQSPQSSFPQPAAVYAIHAHQQLPHGFTNMAHVTQAHVQTGITAAPPPHPGAPHPPQVMLLHPPQSHGGPPQGGVPQSGVPALSASTPSPYTYIGHHQVQSHPSQQLPFHPPGN is encoded by the exons ATGTTGAAGCCGCAGCCGCCTCAGCCATCTCAGCCCCAGCAGACACCCATCCAGCAACCGGCACCAGCACGCCGGCCTCCCGGGGGGACCAGCCCCCCCAACGGAAACCTCGGGGGGACCCCAGCCTCCGCCTCGGCCCCGGGGCCGCCCACTGCCGCTTCCCCAGGCCTAGGGCCTCCTGCCGGAGGCAGTGGGCTCCGCCGGGGAGCTGAGGGGGTTCTGCCGCCACAGCCGCCAACACATCAGCATCAGGAGCGGCCCGGGGGCGCTGCTACTGGCAGTACCAG GGGACAGAGCACAGGAAAGGGGCCCCCACCGTCACCT GTATTTGAGGGTGTCTACAATAACTCTAGGATGCTACACTTCCTTACTGCTGTTGTG GGCTCCACTTGTGATGTAAAGGTGAAAAATGGTACCACATATGAAGGTATTTTCAAGACTCTGAGTTCAAAG TTTGAACTAGCAGTGGATGCAGTTCATAGGAAGGCTTCTGAGCCAGCAGGTGGTCCCCGTCGAGAGGATATTGTGGATACCATGGTGTTTAAGCCAAGTGATGTGATGATGGTTCACTTCCGAAACGTTGACTTCAATTATGCCACTAAGG ACAAGTTCACAGACTCTGCCATTGCCATGAACTCAAAAGTAAATGGTGAACATAAGGAGAAGGTGCTCCAGCGTTGGGAAGGGGGTGATGGCAACAGCGATGACTATGACCTTGAATCTGATATG TCTAATGGATGGGACCCCAATGAAATGTTCAAGTTCAATGAGGAAAACTATGGAGTAAAAACAACTTATGACAGTAGCCTCTCTTCTTATAC GGTCCCCCTGGAGAAGGACAACACAGAAGAGTTTCGTCTGCGGGAACTGCGTGCATCCCAACTGGCCCGAGAAATAGAGTCCAGTCCCCAGTACCGCTTACGTATTGCAATGGAGAATGATGATGGACGTACAGAGGAGGAGAAGCATAGCTCTGTGCAACGACAGGGCTCAGGTCGTGATAGTCCCAGTTTAGTGTCCAG GGAAGGGAAGTATATCCCTCTGCCCCAGAGATTGAGGGAGGGAGGCCCCCGAGGAGGAGTTCGCTGCAATAGCTCCAGGGGAGGTCGACCTGGCATTGGTTCCTTGCCCCCTCGGGGTGGCCCCCACCACCCTGATAGCAGCGGTCCCAGTCCTGGTCCTGAGTCCCGTGGTATCAATGGAG GTCCTTCCCGCATGTCCCCAAAAGCCCAGAGGCCCATTAGAGGTGCAAAGACTATGTCTTCCCCTAGCAGCCGGCCCCCTGGAGAAACTTCTGTCCCACCTCCTACAG TTGGTCGGATGTACCCCCCTCGTTCCCCTAAGTCAGCTGCTCCTGCCCCAGCCTCAGCTTCCTGTCCTGAGCCACCTGTAGGCTCTGCAGTTCCCACCTCTACGGCCTCCATTcctccagtttcttcagctatggAACCTGGAGCTGGTCCTATTTCCCCAACCTCCCCAAAGGTTACAGCTCCTAATGATG GAAAAGAACTACCCCAGAAGGAACCTGGGAGAACTCTGGAGCCTCCAGAACTAGCCCGAATAGCTGGGAAAG CTCCTGGACTTCAGAATGAACAGAAACGTTATCAGTTGGAAGAACTGAAGAAGTTTGGGGCTCAGTTTAAG CTCCAGTCCAGCAGCTCTCCTGAGACCAGCCTGGACCCTTTCTCACCCCGGGGACCCAAGGAGGGTGGGGTGGAagccaaaggaaaggaaaaggaggtggagGGTCTTCTGGCTCCAGAGCCCCTGGTATCCTCTGGCTCCTCCAAAACAGAATCTCCACCTGATAAGGAGGAAAAGCTGTCCCTCACCTCAACAGGAGGGGCTGAGGGACCAGAGCAATCCCAAACACCTCGACAGAACCAAATGGGTAGTCCTCCTGGAGGCATCAGCAAGGGGGATGACAAGGAAGAGGGCCCTGTCGCTGA TCAAGTGAAGAAGTCAACTCTGAACCCCAATGCCAAGGAGTTCAACCCTTCAAAGCCTCTGTTGTCTGTG AACAAGTCAACCAGCACCCCAACTTCCCCAGGTCCCCGGACTCATTCAACTCCTTCAATCCCAGTGCTGACAGCAGGCCAGAGTGGGATGTATAGCCCCCAATACATCTCCTATATACCTCAGATCCATATGGGACCGGCCGTGCAG GCTCCTCAGATGTACCCATACCCTGTATCTAACTCTGTGCCTGGTCAGCAGGGCAAGTACCGGGGAGCTAAAG GTTCCTTGCCCCCGCAACGCTCAGACCAGCACCAACCAGCCTCAGCACCGCCTATTAtgcaggcagcagcagctgcagggcCCCCTTTGGTGGCAGCCACACCATACTCTTCCTATATCTCCTACAATCCCCAGCAGTTCCCAGGCCAGCCTACCATGATGCAGCCCATGGCCCATTATCCCTCGCAG CCTGTCTTTGCCCCAATGCTTCAGAGTAACCCAAGGATGCTGACGTCAGGCAGCCACCCCCAGGCCATCGTCTCATCTTCTACTCCTCAGTACCCTCCAGCAGAGCAGCCCACTCCCCAAGCCCTATATG CCACTGTTCACCAGTCCTATCCACACCATGCCACGCAGCTCCATGCCCACCAGCCGCAGCCAGCCACCACCCCTACTGGGAGCCAGCCGCAGTCCCAGCATGCGGCCCCCAGCCCTGTCCAG CATCAGGCAGGGCAGCCGCCACACTTGGGTAGTGGGCAGCCACAACAGAACTTGTACCATCCAGGTGCCTTAACTGGCACACCACCATCTCTGCCACCGGGACCCTCTGCTCAGTCCCCTCAGAGCAGCTTTCCTCAGCCAGCTGCAGTCTATGCCATCCATGCCCACCAGCAGCTACCCCACGGCTTCACCAATATGGCCCATGTCACCCAG GCCCATGTCCAGACTGGAATCACAGCAGCCCCACCCCCTCATCCTGGGgctccccacccaccccaggTGATGCTGCTGCACCCACCCCAGAGCCATGGGGGTCCACCTCAGGGGGGTGTGCCCCAGAGTGGTGTGCCTGCTCTTTCTGCTTCCACACCTTCACCCTACACCTACATCGGACACCACCAAG TTCAATCTCATCCCTCCCAGCAGCTCCCCTTCCACCCCCCGGGGAACTGA
- the ATXN2L gene encoding ataxin-2-like protein isoform X4: MLHFLTAVVGSTCDVKVKNGTTYEGIFKTLSSKFELAVDAVHRKASEPAGGPRREDIVDTMVFKPSDVMMVHFRNVDFNYATKDKFTDSAIAMNSKVNGEHKEKVLQRWEGGDGNSDDYDLESDMSNGWDPNEMFKFNEENYGVKTTYDSSLSSYTVPLEKDNTEEFRLRELRASQLAREIESSPQYRLRIAMENDDGRTEEEKHSSVQRQGSGRDSPSLVSREGKYIPLPQRLREGGPRGGVRCNSSRGGRPGIGSLPPRGGPHHPDSSGPSPGPESRGINGGPSRMSPKAQRPIRGAKTMSSPSSRPPGETSVPPPTVGRMYPPRSPKSAAPAPASASCPEPPVGSAVPTSTASIPPVSSAMEPGAGPISPTSPKVTAPNDGKELPQKEPGRTLEPPELARIAGKAPGLQNEQKRYQLEELKKFGAQFKLQSSSSPETSLDPFSPRGPKEGGVEAKGKEKEVEGLLAPEPLVSSGSSKTESPPDKEEKLSLTSTGGAEGPEQSQTPRQNQMGSPPGGISKGDDKEEGPVADQVKKSTLNPNAKEFNPSKPLLSVNKSTSTPTSPGPRTHSTPSIPVLTAGQSGMYSPQYISYIPQIHMGPAVQAPQMYPYPVSNSVPGQQGKYRGAKGSLPPQRSDQHQPASAPPIMQAAAAAGPPLVAATPYSSYISYNPQQFPGQPTMMQPMAHYPSQPVFAPMLQSNPRMLTSGSHPQAIVSSSTPQYPPAEQPTPQALYATVHQSYPHHATQLHAHQPQPATTPTGSQPQSQHAAPSPVQHQAGQPPHLGSGQPQQNLYHPGALTGTPPSLPPGPSAQSPQSSFPQPAAVYAIHAHQQLPHGFTNMAHVTQAHVQTGITAAPPPHPGAPHPPQVMLLHPPQSHGGPPQGGVPQSGVPALSASTPSPYTYIGHHQALLGFDSKGTSCLTQDKLIT; encoded by the exons ATGCTACACTTCCTTACTGCTGTTGTG GGCTCCACTTGTGATGTAAAGGTGAAAAATGGTACCACATATGAAGGTATTTTCAAGACTCTGAGTTCAAAG TTTGAACTAGCAGTGGATGCAGTTCATAGGAAGGCTTCTGAGCCAGCAGGTGGTCCCCGTCGAGAGGATATTGTGGATACCATGGTGTTTAAGCCAAGTGATGTGATGATGGTTCACTTCCGAAACGTTGACTTCAATTATGCCACTAAGG ACAAGTTCACAGACTCTGCCATTGCCATGAACTCAAAAGTAAATGGTGAACATAAGGAGAAGGTGCTCCAGCGTTGGGAAGGGGGTGATGGCAACAGCGATGACTATGACCTTGAATCTGATATG TCTAATGGATGGGACCCCAATGAAATGTTCAAGTTCAATGAGGAAAACTATGGAGTAAAAACAACTTATGACAGTAGCCTCTCTTCTTATAC GGTCCCCCTGGAGAAGGACAACACAGAAGAGTTTCGTCTGCGGGAACTGCGTGCATCCCAACTGGCCCGAGAAATAGAGTCCAGTCCCCAGTACCGCTTACGTATTGCAATGGAGAATGATGATGGACGTACAGAGGAGGAGAAGCATAGCTCTGTGCAACGACAGGGCTCAGGTCGTGATAGTCCCAGTTTAGTGTCCAG GGAAGGGAAGTATATCCCTCTGCCCCAGAGATTGAGGGAGGGAGGCCCCCGAGGAGGAGTTCGCTGCAATAGCTCCAGGGGAGGTCGACCTGGCATTGGTTCCTTGCCCCCTCGGGGTGGCCCCCACCACCCTGATAGCAGCGGTCCCAGTCCTGGTCCTGAGTCCCGTGGTATCAATGGAG GTCCTTCCCGCATGTCCCCAAAAGCCCAGAGGCCCATTAGAGGTGCAAAGACTATGTCTTCCCCTAGCAGCCGGCCCCCTGGAGAAACTTCTGTCCCACCTCCTACAG TTGGTCGGATGTACCCCCCTCGTTCCCCTAAGTCAGCTGCTCCTGCCCCAGCCTCAGCTTCCTGTCCTGAGCCACCTGTAGGCTCTGCAGTTCCCACCTCTACGGCCTCCATTcctccagtttcttcagctatggAACCTGGAGCTGGTCCTATTTCCCCAACCTCCCCAAAGGTTACAGCTCCTAATGATG GAAAAGAACTACCCCAGAAGGAACCTGGGAGAACTCTGGAGCCTCCAGAACTAGCCCGAATAGCTGGGAAAG CTCCTGGACTTCAGAATGAACAGAAACGTTATCAGTTGGAAGAACTGAAGAAGTTTGGGGCTCAGTTTAAG CTCCAGTCCAGCAGCTCTCCTGAGACCAGCCTGGACCCTTTCTCACCCCGGGGACCCAAGGAGGGTGGGGTGGAagccaaaggaaaggaaaaggaggtggagGGTCTTCTGGCTCCAGAGCCCCTGGTATCCTCTGGCTCCTCCAAAACAGAATCTCCACCTGATAAGGAGGAAAAGCTGTCCCTCACCTCAACAGGAGGGGCTGAGGGACCAGAGCAATCCCAAACACCTCGACAGAACCAAATGGGTAGTCCTCCTGGAGGCATCAGCAAGGGGGATGACAAGGAAGAGGGCCCTGTCGCTGA TCAAGTGAAGAAGTCAACTCTGAACCCCAATGCCAAGGAGTTCAACCCTTCAAAGCCTCTGTTGTCTGTG AACAAGTCAACCAGCACCCCAACTTCCCCAGGTCCCCGGACTCATTCAACTCCTTCAATCCCAGTGCTGACAGCAGGCCAGAGTGGGATGTATAGCCCCCAATACATCTCCTATATACCTCAGATCCATATGGGACCGGCCGTGCAG GCTCCTCAGATGTACCCATACCCTGTATCTAACTCTGTGCCTGGTCAGCAGGGCAAGTACCGGGGAGCTAAAG GTTCCTTGCCCCCGCAACGCTCAGACCAGCACCAACCAGCCTCAGCACCGCCTATTAtgcaggcagcagcagctgcagggcCCCCTTTGGTGGCAGCCACACCATACTCTTCCTATATCTCCTACAATCCCCAGCAGTTCCCAGGCCAGCCTACCATGATGCAGCCCATGGCCCATTATCCCTCGCAG CCTGTCTTTGCCCCAATGCTTCAGAGTAACCCAAGGATGCTGACGTCAGGCAGCCACCCCCAGGCCATCGTCTCATCTTCTACTCCTCAGTACCCTCCAGCAGAGCAGCCCACTCCCCAAGCCCTATATG CCACTGTTCACCAGTCCTATCCACACCATGCCACGCAGCTCCATGCCCACCAGCCGCAGCCAGCCACCACCCCTACTGGGAGCCAGCCGCAGTCCCAGCATGCGGCCCCCAGCCCTGTCCAG CATCAGGCAGGGCAGCCGCCACACTTGGGTAGTGGGCAGCCACAACAGAACTTGTACCATCCAGGTGCCTTAACTGGCACACCACCATCTCTGCCACCGGGACCCTCTGCTCAGTCCCCTCAGAGCAGCTTTCCTCAGCCAGCTGCAGTCTATGCCATCCATGCCCACCAGCAGCTACCCCACGGCTTCACCAATATGGCCCATGTCACCCAG GCCCATGTCCAGACTGGAATCACAGCAGCCCCACCCCCTCATCCTGGGgctccccacccaccccaggTGATGCTGCTGCACCCACCCCAGAGCCATGGGGGTCCACCTCAGGGGGGTGTGCCCCAGAGTGGTGTGCCTGCTCTTTCTGCTTCCACACCTTCACCCTACACCTACATCGGACACCACCAAG